A genomic stretch from bacterium HR17 includes:
- the plsC_2 gene encoding 1-acyl-sn-glycerol-3-phosphate acyltransferase, which yields MTAGKRRVYRALQPLAYALAWLLFRPKVAGCDNIPAQGGVLVVANHPSYLDPVLLAIVAPRPFSFVAKRPLFSLPIVRTFLWLTACVPVEQDAPDRRALRLSVQKLRAGDALVIFPEGTRSDHGNLRPFQLGPALIALEAQVPIVPCGLAGFHDAWPMNAPLPSPAPVAIMFGEPFQPPANLAAPTREVARLLTEQMHHAVAQLMEQAERWLKKR from the coding sequence CGGGCACTACAGCCGTTGGCTTACGCCCTTGCGTGGCTTCTCTTCCGACCCAAAGTGGCGGGGTGCGACAACATCCCCGCACAAGGCGGTGTGCTCGTCGTCGCCAACCATCCCAGCTACCTTGACCCCGTGTTACTTGCCATCGTTGCCCCGCGTCCTTTCAGTTTCGTCGCCAAGCGCCCGCTGTTCTCTTTGCCAATTGTGCGCACCTTTTTGTGGCTGACCGCCTGCGTGCCCGTTGAGCAAGATGCGCCCGACCGTCGGGCACTGCGCCTATCTGTCCAAAAATTGCGGGCGGGCGATGCCCTCGTTATCTTCCCCGAAGGCACCCGCAGCGATCACGGCAACTTGCGCCCTTTTCAACTTGGACCTGCGCTCATCGCGCTGGAAGCGCAAGTGCCCATCGTCCCGTGCGGGTTAGCAGGTTTCCACGATGCATGGCCTATGAACGCTCCCCTACCCTCCCCTGCGCCTGTCGCCATCATGTTTGGTGAACCCTTCCAGCCACCCGCTAATCTCGCTGCACCGACCCGCGAGGTCGCCCGCCTGTTGACCGAACAAATGCACCACGCCGTTGCCCAGCTGATGGAACAAGCGGAACGCTGGCTTAAAAAGCGGTAG